A genomic stretch from Ictalurus punctatus breed USDA103 chromosome 2, Coco_2.0, whole genome shotgun sequence includes:
- the LOC108259050 gene encoding trace amine-associated receptor 13c-like, translated as MNLTELNQSSRCEHFSCPERSGSPAVYILLYVCSAAVVLLTLCGNLLVIISVCYFRQLHTPTNMLVLSLATSDFLVGLFVMPFHFTWLIESCWMFGQIFCILFNFMSFQLTSVSVGNVVLIALDRYVALSNPFLYLKDVTSAIVHTLICLSWVFSFLYNFVFFYVNRNFTDLSLCPGECLVNAFDEVGSLIDLMFVVVVPCALMLVLYFQVFVIAKRHANAIRELHQNMRNISKNVSDATKSERKAAKVLGILVFVFLACLVPYYVFALMSTAPSHFMINNILIVFYLNSSINPVIYALFYSWFQKCTKMILTCKILHMDCSFVNVL; from the coding sequence ATGAATCTGACGGAATTGAATCAGTCCAGTCGATGTGAGCATTTCTCCTGTCCAGAGAGATCTGGATCTCCTGCAGTTTATATCTTACTGTACGTGTGTTCAGCTGCTGTGGTTCTTCTAACACTGTGTGGAAATCTTCTCGTCATCATCTCTGTGTGTTACTTCAGGCAGCTTCACACACCGACCAATATGCTCGTGCTCTCTCTGGCCACGTCGGATTTTTTGGTCGGACTTTTCGTGATGCCGTTCCACTTCACGTGGCTGATCGAGTCATGTTGGATGTTTGGACAGATTTTTTGCATCCTATTTAATTTTATGAGTTTTCAGCTCACGAGTGTGTCTGTAGGAAACGTGGTTCTGATCGCTCTCGATCGTTACGTGGCTTTAAGCAATCCGTTTCTGTACCTGAAGGATGTCACATCTGCAATTGTTCACACTCTGATCTGTTTGTCGTGggtgttttcatttctgtacaactttgtgtttttttacgTGAACAGAAATTTCACAGATTTATCGCTGTGTCCCGGTGAATGTCTGGTCAATGCTTTTGATGAAGTCGGCTCGTTAATCGATCTCATGTTCGTCGTTGTCGTTCCTTGTGCTTTAATGCTCGTTTTGTACTTCCAGGTCTTTGTAATTGCGAAGAGGCATGCAAACGCTATACGAGAACTTCATCAAAACATGAGAAACATCTCCAAAAATGTCTCGGATGCTACGAAATCTGAACGAAAAGCTGCGAAAGTTCTGGGAATTCTGGTTTTTGTGTTTCTGGCATGTTTGGTGCCGTATTACGTCTTCGCCTTAATGAGCACAGCACCATCGCACTTCATGatcaataatattttaattgttttttatcTGAATTCATCCATTAATCCTGTAATCTATGCCCTGTTTTATTCCTGGTTCCAGAAGTGcacaaaaatgattttaacTTGCAAAATTCTGCACATGGATTGTTCTTTTGTAAATGTGCTCTGA
- the stx7l gene encoding syntaxin-7, translating to MSGSRDPNLLAQTIGSNIQTITQQTSEIQRTVNQLGTDRDTPDLRQRLQQKQQYANQLAKETDKCLKEFSSLPVSHDQRQRKIQRERLVNDFSNALALLQKTQRQAAQKEKEFVARVRASSRVSSGFADDPFGGNASPFESETQAQTQSYDDGITEEDLHLIQERETSIRQLESDITDINEIFKDLAVMVHEQGDMIDSIEANVESAEVNVQSATQQLSSAANYQQKSRKKMCILIGVLALLIVIISLIIWGTYKNN from the exons ATGTCCGGATCAAGGGACCCAAATTTACTTGCTCAGACGATTGGCTCAAACATCCAGACCATAACACAGCAGA CATCTGAAATCCAGAGGACGGTGAACCAACTCGGAACAGATAGAGACACGCCGGATCTCCGACAGCGACT GCAGCAGAAACAGCAATATGCTAACCAGCTGGCTAAAGAAACGGATAAATGCCTGAAGGAGTTCAGCTCATTACCAGTCAGTCATGATCAG CGACAGAGGAAGATTCAGCGAGAGCGGCTCGTCAACGATTTCTCCAACGCGTTGGCGCTTTTACAGAAAACCCAGAGACAAGCTGctcagaaagagaaagagtttGTGGCCAGAGTTCGTGCGAGTTCAAGAGTTTCG AGTGGTTTTGCTGATGATCCGTTTGGAGGAAATGCTTCACCTTTTGAGAG TGAGACCCAGGCTCAGACACAAAGCTATGATGACGGCATCACTGAGGAGGATCTGCATCTCATTCAGGAGCGAGAAACGTCCATCAGACAGCTGGAG TCCGACATCACGGACATCAATGAAATCTTCAAAGATCTGGCCGTCATGGTGCACGAACAGGGAGATATGATCG ACAGCATAGAGGCCAATGTAGAAAGTGCTGAGGTGAACGTTCAGTCTGCAACGCAGCAACTCTCCAGTGCCGCGAATTACCAG CAAAAGTCTCGTAAGAAGATGTGCATCCTGATTGGAGTTCTGGCTTTGTTGATTGTGATCATTTCTCTCATCATCTGGGGCACatataaaaacaactaa
- the LOC108274094 gene encoding trace amine-associated receptor 4-like, with protein MGTLFMNNTDVEILLLCFPHQPDSCLKTTRFFVIRVIMYFLTLTAIVMTVFGNLLVIITISYFKQLHSPTNFIILSLAFVDFMLGCLVMPFSMVRWVEGCWFLGDLFCQIHSSLDMTLSISSILHLCLVSIDRYMAITDPLGYKLKVTNGNTAVCIAVVWIFSGMFSFGIVFSKINIAGLDEQMLNTCVGNCVLIFNKEWGIIAPLLNFYIPGAIMTCLYLKIFHVARKHARLISDRTAGLTSGETKKQVSDQRERKAAKTLGIVMGVFLLCWLPFFLITVIDPFLNFSTPLDVFDALIWFGYFNSMFNPLIYGFFYPRFQKAFKIIIVRYLFHLKSSSNLVLQ; from the coding sequence ATGGGCACTCTGTTCATGAATAACACCGATGTGGAGATTTTGCTGCTCTGCTTCCCACACCAGCCTGACTCCTGCCTCAAAACGACACGTTTCTTTGTCATCAGAGTGATCATGTACTTCTTAACACTAACTGCTATTGTTATGACTGTTTTTGGGAATCTGTTGGTCATTATCactatttcttattttaaacaGCTGCATTCTCCGACTAACTTCATCATCCTATCCTTGGCCTTCGTGGACTTCATGTTGGGCTGTCTGGTCATGCCTTTCAGTATGGTGCGATGGGTGGAAGGCTGTTGGTTCTTAGGAGATCTGTTTTGTCAAATCCATTCCAGTTTAGACATGACACTAAGTATTTCCTCCATCCTGCACCTGTGTTTGGTTTCTATTGACAGGTACATGGCCATTACCGACCCTCTGGGTTATAAATTGAAGGTGACAAATGGAAACACAGCCGTGTGTATCGCTGTCGTTTGGATTTTTTCTGGCATGTTCAGCTTTGGAATTGTCTTTTCCAAAATTAACATTGCTGGTCTGGATGAACAAATGCTGAACACCTGTGTTGGAAACTGCGTTTTGATTTTTAACAAGGAATGGGGTATTATCGCTCCACTTCTTAACTTTTATATTCCAGGAGCTATAATGACCTGTTTGTACCTTAAAATTTTTCACGTTGCAAGAAAACATGCAAGATTAATTTCTGACAGAACTGCTGGGCTTACATCTGGtgagacaaaaaaacaagtatcggatcagagggagagaaaagcaGCTAAAACTCTGGGTATTGTTATGGGTGTTTTCCTTTTGTGTTGGCTGCCTTTTTTTCTCATCACTGTTATTGATCCATTTCTCAACTTTTCAACCCCTCTTGATGTTTTTGATGCACTAATCTGGTTTGGTTACTTTAATTCCATGTTTAACCCTCTGATCTATGGGTTTTTCTATCCACGATTTCAGAAGGCATTTAAGATTATCATTGTAAGATACCTTTTTCACCTGAAAAGCTCAAGCAACTTAGTGCTTCAGTAA
- the LOC108275427 gene encoding trace amine-associated receptor 13c-like codes for MPEVLNPSLLEGAHLEEYCFPDSNVSCLKASYHMAAQTAIYFLLLLATTITILGNSVVIISIAHFKQLHTPTNILVMSLGLADLIVGVIVMPFSMIRSVDGCWYFGEEFCLWHSSFDVFLTTASVFHLVCIAVDRYEAVSYPLQYPTRVTMPVAWFMVTVSWTAAALYSFGLLLSKANVENLDEYIASTYCLGYCNILFNELWSVLDTCVCFLLPCSVMICLYAKIFLISKKHARKVDCARQGKNDVTKFSQKVKHENKAAKTLGIVVGAFNLCWMPFYINSILDPYINFSTPLVLFDIFVWLGYINSTLNPIIYGLFYPWFRKTLYLMVTLKIFAPDSSDIKVYAA; via the coding sequence ATGCCAGAAGTTCTGAATCCATCTTTATTAGAAGGAGCACATTTGGAAGAGTACTGTTTTCCGGATTCAAATGTCTCTTGTTTGAAGGCTTCTTACCACATGGCAGCGCAAACTGCGATATATTTTCTCCTGCTGTTAGCGACAACTATTACCATTCTAGGGAATTCTGTGGTCATCATCTCCATCGCTCATTTCAAACAACTTCATACACCTACAAACATTTTGGTGATGTCTCTAGGCCTGGCAGATCTGATTGTGGGAGTCATTGTCATGCCGTTCAGCATGATCAGGTCTGTAGACGGCTGCTGGTACTTTGGTGAGGAATTCTGCCTTTGGCATTCTAGTTTTGATGTTTTCCTCACAACTGCATCAGTCTTCCACTTGGTTTGTATCGCTGTAGATCGATATGAAGCCGTGAGCTATCCACTTCAGTACCCAACAAGAGTAACTATGCCTGTTGCATGGTTTATGGTAACTGTAAGCTGGACTGCAGCTGCATTGTATTCGTTTGGTCTCCTCCTTTCAAAAGCAAATGTGGAAAATTTAGATGAATACATTGCATCTACATATTGTCTGGGATATTGCAACATTTTGTTCAATGAACTGTGGTCTGTTTTGGATACATGTGTATGTTTCCTGTTGCCTTGTTCTGTTATGATTTGTCTATATGCTAAAATATTTCTCATTTCAAAAAAACATGCAAGAAAAGTTGATTGTGCAAGGCAGGGCAAAAATGATGTAACCAAGTTCTCACAAAAGGtgaaacatgaaaacaaagCAGCAAAAACTCTTGGTATTGTTGTAGGTGCATTTAATTTATGCTGGATGCCGTTTTACATTAACTCTATCCTTGATCCTTATATTAACTTTTCTACCCCTTTGGTACtttttgatatttttgtctGGTTGGGTTACATTAATTCAACTTTAAATCCCATCATATATGGCCTTTTCTACCCATGGTTCAGGAAAACACTGTATCTCATGGTTACACTAAAAATATTTGCTCCAGATTCTTCCGACATAAAAGTGTATGCAGCTTGA